The following nucleotide sequence is from Nocardioides eburneiflavus.
CCCTCTACGCCGCCCGCGACCCGCAGGGCATCCGCCCGCTGGTCCTCGGCCGCCTCGACCGCGGCTGGGTCGTGGCCAGCGAGGACGCCGCGCTGGCCACCATCGGCGCGAGTGTCGTGCGTGAGGTCGAGCCCGGCGAGATGGTCGTCATCGACGAGAACGGCCTGCGCTCGCACACCTTCGCCGAGCCCGACCGCAAGGGCTGCGTCTTCGAGTACGTCTACCTCGCCCGTCCCGACGCGACGATCAGCGGCCGCAACGTGCACGAGGCGCGCGTCGAGATGGGGCGGCGCCTGGCCCGCGAGTTCCCGGTCGAGGCCGACCTGGTCATGCCGGTGCCGGAGTCCGGCACGCCGGCCGCCTCGGGCTACGCCGCCGAGTCCGGCATCCCGTTCGGGCAGGGCTTCGTCAAGAACGCCTACGTCGGTCGCACCTTCATCCAGCCCAGCCAGACCCTGCGCCAGCTCGGCATCCGTCTCAAGCTCAACGCCCTCGAGCACATGATCCGCGGCAAGCGCATCGTCGTGGTCGACGACTCCATCGTGCGCGGCAACACGCAGCGTGCCCAGGTGCGGATGCTCCGGGAGGCGGGCGCCCTCGAGGTCCACGTACGGATCTCGAGCCCGCCGGTGAAGTGGCCGTGCTTCTACGGCATCGACTTCGCGACCCGCGCCGAGCTCATCGCCAACGGCCTCACCCCCGAGGAGATCGCCGCCAGCGTCGGGGCGGACAGCCTCGGCTACATCTCGCTGGAGGGCATGGTGGAGGCAACCGGGCAGCCGGCCGACCGCCTCTGCCGGGCCTGCTTCACCGGCGAGTACCCGATCGAGCTGCCCGACGAGAGCCTGCTCGGCAAGCACCTGCTCGAGGCGACGCTCCAGTCGCCGACGATGGGCCGTGCCCTGCCGGTCCTCAACAACCCGTGACCCGCACCGACCAGCACGCCGTCACCTGAGGAGCTCCGTGACCGACCACAGTGCCCGCACCGAAGGGGCCTACGCCGCCGCCGGGGTCTCCATCGAGGCGGCCGACCGTGCCATCGACCTGATGAAGGGGTGGGTCGAGAAGGCCCGACGCCCCGAGATGATCGGCGGGCTGGGCGGCTTCGCGGGCCTCTTCGACGCCTCGGCCCTCACCCGCTACGAGCGCCCGCTGCTCGCGACCTCGACCGACGGCGTCGGCACCAAGGTCGCGATCGCGCAGCTGATGGACGTCCACGACACCATCGGCTTCGACCTGGTCGGCATGGTCGTCGACGACCTCGTCGTCTGCGGCGCCGAGCCGCTGTTCATGACCGACTACATCGCGTGCGGCCGCGTCGTCCCCGAGCGCATCGCGGCCATCGTCAAGGGCATCGCAGAGGCGTGCGTCGTGGCAGGCTGCGCGCTGATCGGCGGCGAGACCGCCGAGCACCCCGGCCTGCTCGACCCCGACGACTACGACGTCGCCGGCGCCACGACCGGCGTGGTCGAGGCCAGCAGGCTGCTCGGCCCCGGTCGCGTACGCCCCGGTGACGTCGTGATCGCGATGGAGGCCAGCGGCCTGCACTCCAACGGCTACTCCCTGGTGCGCCACGTGCTGCTCGAGAAGGCCGGCTGGACCGTCGACCGCCAGGTCGACGACTTCGGCCGCACCCTCGGCGAGGAGCTGCTCGAGCCGACCCGGATCTATGCCAAGGCCTGCCTCGACCTCGCCGACCGCACCGAGACCCACGCGATGTCGCACATCACCGGCGGCGGGCTCGCCGCCAACCTCGAGCGGGTGCTCCCGGAGGAGCTGTCCGTCCGCATCGACCGCTCGACGTGGACGCCGCAGCCGGTCTTCGACGTCGTGCGCCGCGTCGGCGACGTGAGCCAGCCCGACCTCGAGGCGACCCTCAACTGCGGCGTCGGCATGGTCTCGCTCACCGCTCCCGAGTCCGTCGACACGGCCGTCTCCGTGCTCGCCGGCCACGGCATCCGGGCCTGGGTCGCGGGCGAGGTGCGCGCCGACGAGGAGCACGGCGGCCGGGTGCTGCTGGAGGGCCAGCACCCCGGCTGGTGACGAGATTCGGTACTTCGACCGCGAAATGCCGGGCCTTGGTGTGCGGGAACACCCACCGCTCAGGTAGCGTTGTCCCCACGATATGTAACCGATCAGACCGGGCGCGTCGGGCGGCTCTCCGACGGCCCCGGCCAAGTGTGCGAGGGGGTCGACCCTATGGGGCGCGGCCGAGCGAAGGCGAAGCAGACGAAGGTTGCCCGCGACCTGAAGTACCGTACTCACGAGACGGACTTCGGTGCGCTGGCGAAGGAGCTGCACGGAGAGGACTCTCACTCCACGAGTGAGGTCGATCCCAGCGAGGACGAGTGGTCGGACTACGCCGACCCCCGTCGGCGCGCAGACTGACTGATCGCACCTGATCACCCCGCCCGGGCAACCGGGCGGTGAGGTCTGTCAGTGCGCCCTGACGACGGCCGAGTGGGCGCGTCCTGGCGCGACAGAGGCCCCGAGGCGGCGCGTCCTGGCGCGATCGAGACGCCGAGTCGGCGCATCCTCACGCTGAGAGGTGTGAGGATGCGCCGACTCGGGGCTGCCGGTGTGCGAGGACGCGCCGACTCGGCGTCAGCGCAGGTGGATGCCGCGCAGGCGGCCGACCTCGCGCATCCGGCGCTCGGCCAGGCGGTCGGCCGCCTCGGCGGTGGTGACGCCGTCGGCCGTGGCGAG
It contains:
- the purF gene encoding amidophosphoribosyltransferase, encoding MPYQTSRRTGGDGRLTTALDPQDQGPQDACGVFGVWAPGEDVAKLTYFGLYALQHRGQESAGIAVSNGRQILVYKDMGLVSQVFDESTLESLKGHLAIGHSRYSTTGASTWQNAQPTFRPTVDGSIALGHNGNLINTHELREMVTALPDPDGELPLQARDVETSTNDTGLVTALLAHHPDTTLEQRALEVLPLLRGAFCFVWMNEGTLYAARDPQGIRPLVLGRLDRGWVVASEDAALATIGASVVREVEPGEMVVIDENGLRSHTFAEPDRKGCVFEYVYLARPDATISGRNVHEARVEMGRRLAREFPVEADLVMPVPESGTPAASGYAAESGIPFGQGFVKNAYVGRTFIQPSQTLRQLGIRLKLNALEHMIRGKRIVVVDDSIVRGNTQRAQVRMLREAGALEVHVRISSPPVKWPCFYGIDFATRAELIANGLTPEEIAASVGADSLGYISLEGMVEATGQPADRLCRACFTGEYPIELPDESLLGKHLLEATLQSPTMGRALPVLNNP
- the purM gene encoding phosphoribosylformylglycinamidine cyclo-ligase, with protein sequence MTDHSARTEGAYAAAGVSIEAADRAIDLMKGWVEKARRPEMIGGLGGFAGLFDASALTRYERPLLATSTDGVGTKVAIAQLMDVHDTIGFDLVGMVVDDLVVCGAEPLFMTDYIACGRVVPERIAAIVKGIAEACVVAGCALIGGETAEHPGLLDPDDYDVAGATTGVVEASRLLGPGRVRPGDVVIAMEASGLHSNGYSLVRHVLLEKAGWTVDRQVDDFGRTLGEELLEPTRIYAKACLDLADRTETHAMSHITGGGLAANLERVLPEELSVRIDRSTWTPQPVFDVVRRVGDVSQPDLEATLNCGVGMVSLTAPESVDTAVSVLAGHGIRAWVAGEVRADEEHGGRVLLEGQHPGW
- a CDS encoding DUF3073 domain-containing protein, yielding MGRGRAKAKQTKVARDLKYRTHETDFGALAKELHGEDSHSTSEVDPSEDEWSDYADPRRRAD